The Rhodothermus marinus DSM 4252 DNA segment ACGCCGTCGAGTACCAGGTGGCTCAGGTAGCCCACGACGGCCGCCCCGTAGAAGGGCAGGCCGTAGAGTGGCCGTTCCGGAAAGAACAGGTAGGGCAGCAGGAGCAGCGGCGAGGGGATGAGCAGCATGGCCCACCAGGTGTGCGTCCAGCCCCGGTGCTTGCCCAGTACGGGCAGGATGGCGAACAGCCCCAGGTAGGCGGCCTCCTGAAAGTGACGGGTGGCGATCAGCACCACGTCGACCAGAAAGAAAATCCAGTAGAAAAGCGTCTGGCCCAGCGAATTCGTGTCCACGTCGGGCCAGAGCGCAAACATCAGGCAGAGGCCGAACAGGGCCAGCGGGTAGGCCACCAGCTCCAGCAGCGTGAAGCGGGTGTAGGCCGCGTCGATCGAGAACACATAGAACAATCCGGCCAGGTACACGGCGAAGAAAGCCGTGGCCCCGGCCAGATGTCCGCGATAGTTTGCCACGGTTTAGCGTTTGGGCTTCTGACGCGCGCGTTCTATAAGATACTGAATCGCCAGCCGGTAGCCGGTAGCCCCCAGGCCGACGATCTGTCCCTCACATACGGCCGCCGTCAGCGAGTGTTGCCGGAAGGGCTCCCGGGCATGCAGATTTGAAAGATGCACCTCCACCACGGGTACCGAGATGGCCGCCACGGCATCGCGGATGGCCACCGAGGTGTGCGTGTAGCCGCCCGGATTGAAGACGACGCCGTCGAAGTGCTCGGCCTCGGCCCGGTGGAGCTGATCGATCAGTTCGCCTTCATGATTGCTCTGCACGAACTCGAGCGTGACCTCCGGAAACGCTTCCCGAAGCATTTTTTCTAATTGCTGCAGCGTGATGCGTCCATAAATGGCCGGCTCACGCTTGCCCAGCAGGTTCAGATTGGGGCCGTTCAAAACGAGAATTTTCATGGCACATCATTTCGTCTGGTGATC contains these protein-coding regions:
- a CDS encoding metal-dependent hydrolase is translated as MANYRGHLAGATAFFAVYLAGLFYVFSIDAAYTRFTLLELVAYPLALFGLCLMFALWPDVDTNSLGQTLFYWIFFLVDVVLIATRHFQEAAYLGLFAILPVLGKHRGWTHTWWAMLLIPSPLLLLPYLFFPERPLYGLPFYGAAVVGYLSHLVLDGVLFRFRRRRRAYR
- the aroQ gene encoding type II 3-dehydroquinate dehydratase, whose translation is MKILVLNGPNLNLLGKREPAIYGRITLQQLEKMLREAFPEVTLEFVQSNHEGELIDQLHRAEAEHFDGVVFNPGGYTHTSVAIRDAVAAISVPVVEVHLSNLHAREPFRQHSLTAAVCEGQIVGLGATGYRLAIQYLIERARQKPKR